In a genomic window of Leptidea sinapis chromosome 14, ilLepSina1.1, whole genome shotgun sequence:
- the LOC126967898 gene encoding multiple coagulation factor deficiency protein 2 homolog, which yields MELEALIVLLLSVVTSCLRRGPHHPAGQGVHHSHHHYVPRGTDKLTQESNLLHDAKHIEEDVKELTPELLANMTPEELEFHYFSAHDFDKNSMLDGLEMLKAVYHTAEHEHQEESTIESDAISLATYIDIVDRTLESDDTDGDGFVSYAEYRAARINNPLDRPPAVIASHIT from the exons CTTTAATCGTCTTGTTGTTGAGTGTGGTGACGTCATGCCTCCGCCGTGGACCCCATCACCCCGCTGGTCAGGGTGTACACCATTCCCATCACCACTACGTACCACGGGGCACCGATAAGTTGACTCAAGAGTCGAATCTACTGCACGATGCTAA GCACATAGAAGAGGATGTAAAAGAGTTAACACCAGAGTTACTGGCCAATATGACACCAGAGGAGTTAGAGTTCCACTACTTCTCCGCGCATGATTTCGATAAAAACTCAATGTTGGATGGTTTGGAAATGCTGAAg gcTGTATATCACACCGCAGAACATGAACATCAAGAAGAATCTACAATTGAATCCGATGCTATCAGCTTAGCGACCTATATTG atATCGTGGATCGTACGCTGGAGTCCGATGACACAGACGGTGATGGCTTCGTGTCTTACGCTGAGTACAGAGCCGCCAGGATAAACAATCCTTTAGACAGACCGCCAGCTGTCATTGCAAGTCATATAACATAG